The following coding sequences lie in one Miscanthus floridulus cultivar M001 chromosome 9, ASM1932011v1, whole genome shotgun sequence genomic window:
- the LOC136479806 gene encoding uncharacterized protein, whose amino-acid sequence MYQTVNDPPPEISHRAQPEHKLKLMTSATPYFCDGCKELGYGVRYTRDCGGGHSIHLHTHCALAGDTLVHPLYGYGKMEFRLLLEPPSAVQGRACDGCGEPTLDYVYHCFEQDLDIHPGCATLPQRIVHDGRALELRWKASRPCVQCGDNKGRRSMFWAYSSYFDGEVVDLHVACLKENARISWEATYRNRMHERYGKISLVVASVVCSLVFGTQWP is encoded by the coding sequence ATGTACCAAACTGTAAATGATCCTCCACCCGAGATCTCCCATCGCGCCCAACCGGAGCACAAGCTGAAGCTGATGACCAGCGCCACGCCGTACTTTTGCGACGGCTGCAAGGAGCTGGGTTATGGGGTCAGGTACACGAGAGATTGTGGCGGCGGCCATTCCATCCACCTCCACACGCATTGCGCGCTCGCAGGTGACACTCTTGTGCATCCTCTCTATGGCTATGGCAAGATGGAGTTCCGCTTGCTCCTGGAGCCCCCGTCCGCTGTCCAGGGCAGGGCCTGCGACGGTTGTGGCGAGCCCACGCTCGATTACGTCTACCACTGCTTCGAACAAGACCTCGACATCCACCCGGGCTGCGCCACACTGCCGCAACGCATCGTCCACGACGGCCGGGCCTTAGAGCTGCGCTGGAAGGCATCGCGACCGTGTGTCCAGTGTGGAGACAATAAGGGCCGCCGCAGTATGTTCTGGGCGTACAGCTCCTACTTCGATGGCGAGGTTGTTGACCTACACGTGGCGTGCCTCAAGGAAAATGCTCGTATCAGCTGGGAGGCCACCTACCGTAATCGCATGCATGAAAGGTACGGCAAGATTTCTCTCGTCGTTGCTAGCGTTGTCTGCTCACTGGTTTTTGGAACCCAGTGGCCATGA